A genomic window from Silene latifolia isolate original U9 population chromosome 11, ASM4854445v1, whole genome shotgun sequence includes:
- the LOC141613543 gene encoding uncharacterized protein LOC141613543, whose product MEADCRHYVRHCHNCQIFANVQHVPPSMLYTMTSSWPFSTWGIDIIGKVNPSGSGGHCFILVAIDYFTKWVEAKSYKVLKEKQVAQFIQNEIICRYGTPHELIKADNKTLTAILRKMSDNYKDWPLKIPFALWGYRTSIRTATGVTLYYLVYGMEAVQPIELEVPSLRILLESQVPEADWVQARYDSLVLLDERCLNALYQVQLYQKG is encoded by the exons atggaagcAGATTGTCGACATTATGTTCGACACTGCCATAATTGCCAGATATTTGCAAATGTACAGCATGTACCACCCTCtatgctatataccatgacatcctCTTGGCCTTTTTCAACCTGGGGGatcgacattatcggaaaggtCAACCCTTCTGGGTCAGGAGGACATTGTTTCATTTTGgtcgcaatcgactacttcacgaagtgggtagaagccaAGTCTTATAAAGTGCTAAAGGAAAAGCAAGTAGCACAGTTCATTCAAAATGAGATCATTTGTCGATATGGGACACCCCACGAACTCATCA AAGCTGACAATAAAACACTTACAGCCATTTTGAGGAAAATGTCTGATAACTATAAagattggccattgaagataCCCTTTGCCTTGTGGGGATATAGAACTTCAATCAGAACAGCCACGGGGGTGACCCTGTACTACTTGGTTTATGGGATGGAGGCAGTTCAGCCCATAGAACTAGAGGTACCATCCCTAAGGATATTACTTGAGAGCCAAGTTCCAGAAGCAGATTGGGTCCAAGCTAGATATGACTCTTTAGTTTTACTGGATGAACGATGCTTGAACGCGTTGTATCAGGTTCAACTATATCAGAAAGGATAG
- the LOC141613542 gene encoding uncharacterized protein LOC141613542 yields MGYVVGILLISPKGEHVPVSIKLDFLATNNAPEYEACLLGLHSAISVNIKKLLVHGDSSLVNNQVTGSWKIKSNSLAPYQAKIEELKKCFEEIHYVHLPREENQFVDALSKLAALVNIPEYIDSMPLCVERRSAPSYINEINGTEEDEIEPWDTSILKFKDTGEYPDNLDARGKRALWMISTHFVEANGGQLYKRTAQGVLLRCIDQKTADKVME; encoded by the coding sequence ATGGGATATGTGGTCGGAATCCTCCTCATTTCACCAAAGGGAGAACATGTACCTGTATCCATCAAATTAGATTTCCTCGCCACCAACAATGCTCCTGagtatgaagcatgcctactggGTTTGCACAGTGCTATCAGTGTAAATATAAAGAAGTTACTGGTACATGGTGACTCATCTTTGGTCAATAACCAAGTAACAGGGTCGTGGAAAATCAAAAGTAATAGTCTGGCACCTTACCAGGCTAAGATAGAGGAATTGAAAAAGTGTTTCGAGGAAATACACTATGTCCATTTACccagagaagagaatcaattcgTCGACGCTCTGTCTAAGTTGGCAGCCTTGGTTAACATCCCAGAATATATAGACAGCATGCCactatgtgtcgaacgaagatcagcACCATCATATATAAATGAGATTAATGGCACTGAGGAAGATGAGATCGAACCTTGGGACACATCAATCTTAAAATTCAAAGACACGGGAGAATACCCTGACAACCTCGATGCTCGGGGAAAGCGAGCATTATGGATGATCTCGACCCATTTCGTCGAGGCTAATGGAGGGCAACTATACAAAAGGACCGCGCAAGGTGTCTTATTGCGATGTATTGATCAAAAGACAGCCGACAAAGTCATGGAGTAG